One window of the uncultured Paludibaculum sp. genome contains the following:
- a CDS encoding carboxypeptidase regulatory-like domain-containing protein: MQRLLLLALGVFTLTSATYAQSEAGGATVTGTVTDPSGAAISGAKVTLNGDQTGYTRVFETNSSGLYNFVRVPVGLYNVTIDKEGFKGVKRTGIELAVGAVVTIDAALTVGSTSESITVSGDLPLIETTRSQTSTNVDERAVKELPINGRNFLDFTLLTPGVNRDTRGGDLSFGGQRGTANSLLVDGMDSNNLFFGQSAGRAGTRNPYSFSQDAVEEFQVNTNGYAAEIGRAGGGVINVVTKSGTNAFHGNAFEFFRDRELNANTFINKSRGIVRQPYHYNQFGGTIGGPVKKDKIFFFLSYDGQRNLNPNPVFFNFTVPSDALSQAGAAELAQYMTPYTTGYRNDIGLAKVDWNLSDTQRFSARLNLHRFTGQNFENGGSQSAQEHTGNSLVSTNSLGLNYSKVFGSSIVFDSRFNWVKDDEPGEANSTAPETVVSQSGGSFSFGRNNFSPRYTNAKRYQFIESLSYLRGKHAYKFGADLNFERIDNFFPGNFSGVYRFNSLADFAARKPFQFTQGFAGSGTSGPLTQPNINEFALFVQDAWRVTNRLTLNYGYRYDQARYAQPQVLNPDAGLTALGLRTNFINTDTNNHAPRFGFAYRLDESGKQVLRGGYGIFYARTPSILTGTAMSQNGIQVQTYTLTSNLPTYPNILSAPPTVSRTPDIYVVAPNFVSPLTAQWNFNYEVQLSKDYAVTFGYMGLHGYHLSRTRDINLFPLFADSATYANGTPTTIYTRLATRPNTNFGRISLFDSGADSIYHGGFVQATKRFSQNFQLLASYTFSKVIDTVPDATSVVVGSDDAKVALDTLNPNNDRAAGDANVKHRFVASGVWDLNYFRGYQNAFARYVLDGWQISGIFNGRSGQPYSAGVGGNADINRDGNTRNDRAPMTGRNIYTLPSVYTLDARVTKLVPLYKERVRLRLVGEAFNLTNRANVANVNRTPFNYNSTTKVFTPVAIFGTASTAADPRILQIAAKIEF; encoded by the coding sequence ATGCAACGATTGCTTCTACTCGCTCTTGGTGTGTTTACCCTCACCAGTGCAACGTATGCTCAGTCCGAGGCCGGTGGGGCTACCGTCACCGGAACCGTCACTGACCCCTCTGGCGCCGCAATATCCGGCGCGAAAGTCACTTTGAACGGTGATCAGACGGGCTACACCCGTGTCTTTGAAACCAACTCCAGCGGTCTGTACAACTTCGTCCGCGTCCCTGTCGGGCTCTACAACGTGACCATCGACAAGGAAGGATTCAAGGGCGTCAAGCGCACGGGCATCGAACTGGCCGTAGGCGCGGTCGTCACCATTGATGCCGCCCTGACGGTCGGGTCCACGTCGGAGAGCATTACCGTCAGCGGTGACCTTCCGCTGATCGAAACCACCCGTTCCCAAACCTCCACGAACGTGGACGAGCGCGCCGTCAAGGAACTCCCCATCAACGGCCGGAACTTCCTGGACTTCACGCTGCTCACGCCGGGCGTCAACCGTGACACCCGCGGTGGTGACCTCAGTTTCGGCGGCCAGCGCGGCACGGCGAACAGCCTGCTGGTGGACGGCATGGATTCCAACAACCTCTTCTTCGGCCAGAGCGCCGGACGCGCCGGCACCCGCAACCCCTACTCCTTCTCGCAGGACGCCGTCGAGGAGTTCCAGGTGAACACCAATGGCTATGCCGCCGAAATCGGCCGCGCCGGCGGCGGCGTGATCAATGTCGTGACGAAATCGGGCACGAACGCCTTCCACGGCAACGCCTTCGAGTTCTTCCGCGACCGCGAGCTCAACGCCAATACGTTCATCAACAAGTCCCGCGGCATCGTCCGCCAGCCCTACCACTACAACCAGTTCGGCGGCACCATCGGTGGCCCCGTCAAGAAGGACAAGATCTTCTTCTTTCTGAGTTACGACGGCCAGCGCAACCTGAATCCCAACCCGGTGTTCTTCAACTTCACCGTCCCGTCCGATGCCCTCTCGCAGGCCGGCGCGGCTGAACTCGCCCAGTACATGACGCCCTACACCACCGGCTACCGCAACGACATCGGACTCGCCAAGGTCGACTGGAATCTCTCCGACACCCAGCGTTTCAGCGCCCGCCTCAACCTCCACCGTTTCACCGGTCAGAACTTCGAGAACGGCGGCAGCCAGAGCGCCCAGGAACACACCGGCAACTCGCTGGTCTCCACCAACAGCCTCGGCCTGAACTACAGCAAGGTGTTCGGATCCTCGATCGTCTTCGACTCTCGCTTCAACTGGGTGAAGGACGACGAGCCCGGCGAAGCCAACTCCACCGCTCCGGAGACCGTGGTCAGCCAGAGCGGCGGCAGCTTCAGCTTCGGACGCAACAACTTCTCCCCGCGCTACACCAACGCCAAGCGCTACCAGTTCATTGAAAGCCTCAGCTACCTGCGCGGCAAACATGCCTATAAGTTCGGAGCCGATCTGAACTTCGAGCGCATTGACAACTTCTTCCCCGGCAACTTCTCCGGAGTCTACCGCTTCAACAGTCTGGCCGATTTCGCCGCCCGCAAGCCCTTCCAGTTCACCCAGGGTTTCGCGGGTTCAGGCACCAGCGGACCGCTAACCCAGCCCAACATCAACGAATTCGCCTTGTTCGTTCAGGACGCCTGGCGCGTGACGAACCGCCTGACTCTGAACTACGGCTACCGGTATGACCAGGCGCGGTACGCTCAGCCGCAGGTGCTCAATCCGGATGCCGGACTCACCGCCCTCGGCCTCCGCACCAACTTCATCAACACCGATACCAACAATCACGCGCCACGCTTCGGCTTCGCCTACCGGCTGGACGAGAGCGGCAAGCAGGTGCTGCGCGGCGGCTACGGCATCTTCTATGCCCGCACGCCCTCCATCCTGACCGGCACGGCCATGTCGCAGAACGGAATCCAGGTTCAGACCTATACCCTGACGTCCAACCTGCCCACCTACCCGAATATCCTCTCCGCGCCACCCACCGTTTCGCGCACACCCGATATCTACGTGGTCGCGCCTAACTTCGTATCCCCGCTTACCGCCCAGTGGAACTTCAACTACGAAGTCCAGCTGAGCAAGGACTACGCAGTCACCTTCGGCTACATGGGCCTCCACGGCTACCACCTGTCGCGCACCCGCGACATCAATCTGTTCCCGCTCTTTGCGGACTCGGCCACCTACGCGAACGGCACCCCGACCACCATCTACACCCGTCTCGCCACCCGGCCCAACACGAACTTCGGGCGCATCAGCCTCTTCGACTCCGGTGCCGACTCCATTTACCACGGCGGCTTCGTCCAGGCCACCAAGCGCTTCTCCCAGAACTTCCAGCTACTGGCCAGCTACACCTTCTCCAAGGTGATCGACACTGTCCCCGACGCCACGAGCGTCGTGGTCGGCAGCGATGACGCCAAGGTGGCGCTCGACACCCTGAATCCGAACAACGACCGCGCGGCCGGCGATGCCAACGTCAAGCACCGCTTCGTCGCGTCGGGCGTGTGGGATCTCAACTACTTCCGGGGCTATCAGAACGCCTTCGCCCGGTACGTCCTGGATGGCTGGCAGATCTCGGGTATCTTCAACGGCCGCAGCGGCCAGCCGTACTCCGCCGGCGTCGGCGGCAATGCGGATATCAACCGGGACGGCAACACGCGCAACGACCGCGCGCCGATGACCGGCCGCAACATCTACACCCTGCCCAGCGTGTACACCCTGGACGCGCGCGTCACCAAACTGGTGCCGCTCTACAAGGAACGTGTCCGCCTCCGTCTGGTCGGTGAAGCTTTCAACCTCACCAACCGGGCAAACGTCGCCAACGTGAACCGCACACCGTTCAATTACAACTCCACCACGAAGGTGTTCACTCCCGTGGCGATCTTCGGCACTGCGTCAACAGCCGCCGATCCCCGCATCCTCCAGATCGCGGCCAAGATCGAGTTCTAG
- a CDS encoding DUF5829 family protein translates to MNLPIRSYLLMLAMSTAMAQSAIELNHFYVTVDSATYADIEKNSFLRKEFAAFEKRTTVREDRSYTGIYFYGTKTYFEFFDSAQEKRAVGETAVAFGVDAEGAMPAVDGSHRDLITRGWNGVQIPWFYRQSPVPQLARGLESWVMEYHPEFLAKWRPESGVGQGVTREEVLKRYKSVLTDTPADPYLKDVTGLTLALPADEMERMAHWTEQVKPAVTIRFIPMGQGPHGLRSVSFRLRRAPEQKVTVRFGGRSVLTLRPDMTAIWEF, encoded by the coding sequence ATGAATCTTCCGATAAGGTCCTATCTATTGATGCTCGCGATGTCGACGGCAATGGCCCAAAGTGCGATAGAGTTGAACCACTTCTACGTGACCGTGGATTCGGCCACGTATGCCGATATTGAGAAGAACTCCTTCCTGCGCAAGGAGTTCGCGGCCTTTGAGAAGCGCACGACGGTGCGTGAGGACCGCAGCTACACGGGCATCTATTTCTACGGCACGAAGACATACTTCGAATTCTTCGATTCCGCCCAGGAAAAGCGGGCGGTGGGGGAAACGGCTGTGGCGTTCGGAGTGGACGCGGAGGGCGCCATGCCGGCGGTGGATGGGAGCCACCGGGACCTGATTACACGCGGTTGGAACGGCGTCCAGATCCCGTGGTTCTACCGGCAGAGCCCGGTTCCCCAGTTGGCGAGAGGGTTGGAGTCGTGGGTGATGGAGTATCATCCGGAGTTCCTGGCCAAGTGGAGGCCGGAGAGCGGGGTGGGGCAGGGCGTTACGCGTGAGGAGGTGCTAAAGCGCTACAAAAGCGTGCTGACGGACACGCCGGCGGATCCTTATCTCAAAGATGTGACTGGGCTTACGCTGGCACTGCCGGCGGATGAGATGGAGCGCATGGCGCACTGGACCGAGCAGGTCAAACCGGCTGTGACGATCCGGTTCATCCCGATGGGGCAGGGGCCTCATGGACTGCGGAGCGTTTCGTTCCGCTTGCGAAGAGCTCCGGAGCAGAAGGTGACGGTGCGGTTTGGGGGCCGCTCCGTGTTGACGCTGCGACCGGATATGACGGCAATCTGGGAGTTCTGA
- a CDS encoding nucleoside hydrolase, which yields MDEQYDSVIIDTDPGVDDMFAILSALGSRRLRVRALTTVGGNVGLAQVTRNALGILAMAGRPDVPVYAGAEGPLAGPGRTAREVHGDDGLHGLVLPEPQAEPGRSRAPEYLCRMVRKSPPRSIRLACLGPLTNLALALKLDPGIAELLGSVVIMGGGFGTFSDGGLGSQGNVTEWAEFNIWADAEAAQVVTESGLDLVFVPLDVSHRALVTEERLGSIARLESWGPCLAATLQAYGAWTRSRCGTAGGPLHDPNVLAYLDAPELYRTVPGTVQVETGHGEGRGRTTLGAGARHRVALDVDVDGFFALVQRNLESVLA from the coding sequence ATGGACGAACAATACGATTCAGTGATCATTGATACCGACCCCGGTGTGGACGATATGTTTGCCATCCTCTCGGCTCTGGGGTCGAGGCGGCTGCGGGTACGGGCCTTGACGACGGTGGGCGGGAACGTGGGGTTGGCGCAGGTGACGCGGAATGCCCTGGGCATTCTGGCGATGGCGGGACGGCCGGACGTACCGGTTTACGCCGGGGCCGAAGGGCCGCTGGCCGGGCCGGGTCGGACGGCGCGCGAGGTACACGGCGACGACGGGCTGCACGGGTTGGTTCTGCCCGAGCCGCAGGCCGAGCCGGGGCGGAGCCGGGCCCCGGAGTACCTCTGCCGGATGGTGCGGAAGTCGCCGCCGCGCAGCATTCGTCTGGCGTGCCTAGGCCCGCTGACCAATCTGGCGCTGGCGCTGAAGCTCGACCCGGGAATCGCCGAGCTACTGGGGTCCGTGGTCATCATGGGCGGCGGTTTTGGGACGTTCAGCGACGGAGGGTTGGGGTCCCAGGGGAACGTCACCGAGTGGGCGGAGTTCAACATCTGGGCGGACGCCGAGGCGGCGCAAGTGGTGACCGAAAGCGGTCTCGACCTGGTCTTCGTGCCGCTGGACGTGTCACACCGGGCGTTGGTGACGGAGGAGCGTTTGGGTTCGATTGCGCGATTGGAGAGCTGGGGCCCTTGCCTGGCGGCGACATTGCAGGCCTATGGCGCGTGGACCCGGTCGCGGTGTGGTACGGCGGGCGGACCGCTGCACGATCCGAATGTCCTGGCGTATCTGGATGCTCCGGAATTGTACCGGACAGTGCCAGGCACCGTACAGGTGGAGACGGGCCACGGCGAAGGCCGTGGGCGTACGACGCTGGGGGCAGGTGCAAGGCACCGGGTCGCCCTGGATGTCGACGTGGACGGGTTCTTTGCCCTGGTGCAGCGGAATCTGGAAAGCGTGCTGGCCTGA
- a CDS encoding sigma 54-interacting transcriptional regulator, with product MAKLTATWQNASFLSDVFDQLSDALVLYDTNHLITGVNAAAEKLFGMGAEELVGKDCHEMFRCQDCEPGCGMHAGLTQSSNGNSTVRLHTQNGMERLVVIRTSQIHNSNGELEGAVAAIKDVTAEVEPQKREIICESPAMHEMMHFVRRVAISEATTILLEGENGVGKDLIAKTLHYQSTRQAEPFIAINCAAIPDTLLESELFGYEKGAFTDARAQKKGIFELADKGTLFLDEIGEIPLMLQAKLLRVLEEQSFRRLGGLKDIKLELRVVAATNKNLREAVKEGAFRQDLFFRLNVIHITIPPLRERPEDVPALANFFLQHYNRKFKRHMDGIAPDAMRLLISHDWPGNVRELRNAIERAMILEDSSYISAPSLPMSVSHSNAIAAAAPIPFTPGFPEEGLSLEDSERRLLVSALEKTNGNQTQAARLLRITRDTLRYKMKKFDLR from the coding sequence ATGGCCAAACTCACGGCAACCTGGCAAAACGCGAGCTTCCTCAGCGACGTCTTCGATCAACTCTCCGACGCTTTGGTGCTGTATGACACCAACCACCTCATCACTGGTGTCAACGCAGCGGCCGAAAAACTGTTCGGAATGGGCGCGGAGGAACTGGTGGGCAAGGACTGCCACGAAATGTTCCGCTGTCAGGACTGCGAACCCGGCTGCGGCATGCACGCCGGTCTCACCCAATCCTCCAATGGAAATTCCACAGTGCGCCTCCACACCCAGAACGGCATGGAGCGCCTGGTCGTCATCCGCACCAGCCAGATCCACAATTCCAACGGCGAACTGGAAGGTGCCGTCGCCGCCATCAAGGATGTCACCGCCGAGGTCGAACCGCAGAAACGCGAGATCATCTGCGAATCCCCGGCCATGCACGAGATGATGCACTTCGTGCGCCGGGTCGCCATCAGCGAGGCGACCACTATCCTATTGGAAGGCGAGAACGGCGTCGGTAAGGACCTGATCGCCAAGACCCTCCACTACCAGAGCACCCGGCAGGCCGAACCCTTCATCGCCATCAACTGCGCCGCCATCCCCGACACCCTGCTGGAAAGTGAACTGTTCGGCTACGAGAAGGGCGCCTTCACCGATGCCCGAGCACAAAAGAAGGGGATCTTCGAGCTGGCCGACAAGGGCACGCTATTCCTTGACGAAATCGGCGAGATTCCGCTCATGCTCCAGGCCAAGCTGCTGCGCGTCCTGGAAGAGCAGTCTTTCCGGCGTCTCGGCGGTCTGAAAGACATCAAGCTCGAACTGCGCGTCGTCGCCGCCACGAACAAGAATCTGCGCGAAGCCGTCAAGGAAGGAGCCTTCCGTCAGGATCTCTTCTTCCGCCTCAACGTAATTCACATCACCATCCCGCCGCTGCGCGAACGCCCCGAGGATGTCCCCGCCCTAGCGAACTTCTTCCTCCAGCACTACAACCGGAAGTTCAAACGCCACATGGACGGCATCGCTCCGGACGCCATGCGCCTGCTCATCTCCCACGATTGGCCCGGCAACGTCCGCGAACTGCGCAACGCCATTGAGCGCGCAATGATTCTGGAGGATTCCAGCTACATCTCCGCGCCCAGCCTCCCGATGAGCGTCAGCCACAGCAACGCCATCGCCGCCGCCGCTCCGATCCCCTTCACCCCTGGATTCCCCGAGGAGGGCCTGTCCCTGGAGGACAGCGAACGCCGGTTGCTCGTCTCCGCCCTGGAGAAGACCAATGGCAATCAGACCCAGGCGGCCCGCCTGCTGCGCATCACCCGCGATACGCTGCGCTACAAGATGAAGAAGTTCGACCTGCGCTGA
- a CDS encoding cytochrome b/b6 domain-containing protein has product MRLGILDEFRLILLCLAAASGLWAGQKPVPAATSPNSVCLECHDQGAKLQKSAHSQVACSSCHLKHDSYPHPENLPKPACKTCHEQPASDYSQSEHAQQMKKGNGSAPECSTCHGNVHELTPALSESFHKSVPETCGMCHDKEAAQFNSSVHGKAVAAGVKDAPVCTDCHGGHRILKPDNPKSTVFSSSVPDTCGRCHGDVRLMSRFGLPLDRIKSFNDSFHGLALKAGSQSVADCSSCHGFHDILPSDDPKSRTNAKNLATTCGACHPGAGSRFVIGSIHEVEGQTAPLPLQWAQLFYALVIPGTIGFMLLHHGGDFVVKTMRMRFQGKMVPLQMMRPPQVRHERMYKWERIQHILLALSFITLAYTGFALHFPDSWWARPTLAWEKAYPVRGTIHRTAGAVLVLTSIMHLVTLFVSRRLRDHWKEFLPVVGDLREMVEGTLWRLGMRKEKPHQSSHSYIEKIEYWALVWGTIVMAATGVLLWANNWTMTFLPKMWIDFARSVHFFEAVLATLAIFVWHFYSVIFDPDVYPMDPCWLTGYSPRPEGGHKHPMPPVVDKNK; this is encoded by the coding sequence ATGCGACTGGGGATACTTGACGAATTTCGACTGATCTTGCTGTGTCTGGCCGCGGCGTCTGGGCTGTGGGCGGGCCAGAAGCCCGTTCCGGCGGCTACAAGTCCAAACTCGGTCTGCCTGGAATGCCACGATCAGGGTGCGAAATTGCAGAAGTCGGCGCACAGTCAGGTGGCCTGTTCTTCATGCCACTTGAAGCACGACAGTTACCCACACCCCGAGAATCTGCCGAAGCCAGCCTGTAAAACCTGCCACGAGCAGCCGGCCAGCGACTACTCGCAGAGTGAACACGCGCAGCAGATGAAGAAGGGGAACGGCTCGGCTCCGGAGTGTTCGACGTGCCATGGCAATGTGCACGAGCTGACGCCGGCGCTGTCTGAGTCGTTCCACAAGAGCGTGCCGGAGACGTGCGGCATGTGCCACGACAAGGAAGCCGCGCAGTTCAATTCCAGCGTCCATGGCAAAGCGGTGGCGGCGGGGGTGAAGGACGCGCCGGTGTGTACGGACTGCCATGGCGGGCACAGGATCCTGAAGCCGGACAACCCCAAGTCCACTGTATTCTCCAGCAGTGTGCCGGATACCTGCGGACGCTGCCACGGCGACGTGCGCCTGATGTCGCGTTTCGGCCTGCCTCTGGACCGCATTAAGTCGTTCAACGACAGTTTCCACGGCCTGGCGCTGAAGGCGGGCAGTCAGAGCGTGGCCGACTGTTCGTCGTGCCACGGATTCCACGACATTCTCCCTTCGGACGATCCCAAGTCGCGCACGAACGCCAAGAACCTGGCCACCACGTGCGGCGCCTGCCATCCCGGCGCGGGTTCGCGGTTTGTGATCGGCAGCATTCACGAGGTGGAGGGGCAAACCGCCCCGCTGCCGCTGCAATGGGCCCAGTTGTTCTATGCCCTGGTGATTCCGGGCACCATCGGGTTCATGCTGCTGCACCACGGCGGCGATTTCGTCGTGAAGACGATGCGGATGCGGTTCCAGGGCAAGATGGTGCCGCTGCAGATGATGCGTCCGCCCCAGGTGCGGCATGAGCGGATGTACAAGTGGGAGCGGATCCAACATATATTGCTGGCGCTGAGCTTCATCACGCTGGCCTATACGGGCTTTGCGCTGCATTTCCCGGATTCCTGGTGGGCCCGGCCGACTCTGGCGTGGGAAAAGGCGTATCCGGTGCGCGGCACGATCCACCGGACGGCGGGCGCGGTTCTCGTCCTGACGTCGATCATGCACCTCGTGACGCTGTTCGTCAGCCGCCGGCTGCGGGATCACTGGAAAGAGTTCCTGCCGGTGGTGGGCGATCTGCGGGAGATGGTGGAAGGAACGCTGTGGCGGCTGGGCATGCGCAAGGAGAAGCCGCACCAGTCGTCGCATTCCTACATTGAGAAGATCGAGTACTGGGCCCTGGTGTGGGGCACCATCGTGATGGCCGCGACAGGCGTGCTGCTGTGGGCCAACAACTGGACGATGACGTTCCTGCCGAAGATGTGGATCGACTTCGCGCGGTCCGTACACTTCTTCGAAGCGGTGCTGGCGACACTGGCGATCTTCGTCTGGCACTTCTACTCGGTGATATTCGATCCCGACGTGTATCCGATGGATCCGTGCTGGCTTACCGGCTACAGCCCGCGTCCGGAGGGTGGCCACAAGCACCCGATGCCTCCGGTAGTAGACAAAAACAAGTAA
- a CDS encoding cytochrome C: protein MKLKEWLAPIVYLASNWISLAGVVLVTTSGILWLFLLPSSLRGHSPDPYLGILQFMVLPAVFFLGLGLIPAGVWLYKKRNKGKLPDVFPPLDFSNAKFRRLLAFLAATTLANLIIGGQLTYKAVSYMESVNFCGQTCHVVMKPEFTAYQNSPHSRVECVSCHIGPGANWFVKSKISGSWQVISVTLNLYPRPIPTPIENLRPARETCEVCHWPQKFGGDKIRVFNNFSDDEKPKWTKSVLLMHVGGGNGYEGIHGAHMGPGVKVRYAHSDKQRQKIPWVEYTGKDGQTFTFKADGYKDDGPGGLDVRTMDCMDCHNRPSHTYELAERGVNRSLATNDIDRDLPYVRKVALEVLKGKYATTEQSEREIPAKFTAYYEKNYPQIWKDRRTAVERSAKTVMTLFSRSVFPEMNVTWGAYPVNLGHTDFDGCFRCHDERPSTKGSRTIPQDCDTCHKTLAQDEESPKVLADLGLDKPSTVSH, encoded by the coding sequence ATGAAACTGAAAGAATGGTTGGCACCCATCGTCTATCTGGCCAGCAACTGGATCAGCCTGGCCGGGGTGGTTCTGGTGACCACTTCCGGCATCCTCTGGCTGTTTCTGCTGCCGAGTTCCCTGCGGGGGCACTCGCCGGACCCATACCTGGGCATCCTGCAGTTCATGGTGCTGCCCGCCGTGTTCTTCCTCGGCCTGGGCCTGATCCCCGCGGGTGTCTGGCTGTACAAGAAACGGAACAAGGGCAAGCTGCCGGATGTCTTTCCGCCACTCGACTTCAGCAATGCGAAGTTCCGGCGGCTGCTGGCTTTTCTGGCGGCGACCACGCTGGCGAATCTCATTATCGGCGGGCAGTTGACCTATAAGGCCGTCAGCTACATGGAGAGCGTGAATTTCTGCGGGCAGACTTGCCACGTGGTGATGAAGCCGGAATTCACGGCCTATCAGAATTCGCCGCACTCGCGAGTGGAGTGTGTTTCGTGCCATATCGGCCCGGGTGCGAACTGGTTTGTGAAGAGCAAGATCTCGGGCTCGTGGCAGGTGATCTCGGTGACGTTGAATCTGTATCCGAGGCCGATTCCGACGCCGATTGAGAACCTGAGGCCGGCGCGCGAGACGTGCGAGGTGTGCCACTGGCCGCAGAAGTTCGGCGGCGACAAGATCAGGGTGTTCAACAATTTCTCCGACGATGAGAAGCCGAAGTGGACGAAGTCGGTTCTGCTGATGCATGTCGGCGGCGGCAATGGCTATGAGGGCATTCACGGGGCGCACATGGGCCCGGGCGTGAAGGTGCGCTACGCGCACAGCGACAAGCAACGGCAGAAGATTCCGTGGGTGGAGTACACGGGCAAGGACGGGCAGACGTTCACGTTCAAGGCGGACGGCTACAAGGACGATGGGCCAGGCGGCCTGGATGTGCGCACGATGGACTGCATGGACTGCCACAACCGGCCGTCGCACACGTACGAACTGGCGGAACGCGGAGTGAACCGCTCGCTGGCGACGAACGACATCGACCGCGACCTGCCTTATGTCCGCAAGGTGGCGCTGGAGGTTCTCAAGGGGAAATACGCGACGACCGAGCAGTCGGAGCGGGAAATCCCAGCGAAATTCACGGCGTATTACGAGAAGAATTATCCGCAGATCTGGAAGGACCGCAGGACGGCTGTGGAGAGAAGCGCCAAGACCGTGATGACCCTCTTCAGCCGCAGTGTCTTCCCGGAGATGAATGTGACCTGGGGCGCCTATCCGGTGAACCTGGGGCACACGGACTTTGACGGCTGTTTCCGTTGTCACGACGAGCGTCCGTCGACCAAGGGAAGCCGCACTATTCCGCAGGATTGCGACACCTGCCACAAGACCCTGGCGCAGGACGAGGAGTCGCCAAAAGTACTGGCGGATCTGGGGCTTGACAAGCCCTCGACGGTGAGTCATTAA
- a CDS encoding universal stress protein — translation MPLGDIVVPVDFSEKSEGAARYAEAMQRRFGSRVTLLHVLPSPHYEFGAMEVGGSVLEDLFKSRQEQARADLDSFLAVEMPVDTVDRVLEEGDPATAIVKLAHDRGAGLVVMPTHGYGTFRRFILGSVTAKVLHDADCPVWTGVHLECGAVDTLAWKRVAVAIDLGPQSERALMWGKRFAELAGAELAVVHATPNLEGHAGEYFDPNWQQHMEVAVREEAAELMGRVGVDAPLMIDSGEAASTVCELAHDWKADVMVIGRGSAAGVFGRLRANAYSIIRQSCCPVVSV, via the coding sequence ATGCCGCTCGGCGACATTGTTGTTCCAGTCGATTTTTCGGAAAAAAGCGAAGGAGCGGCGCGCTACGCGGAAGCGATGCAGCGCCGCTTTGGAAGCCGCGTGACGCTGCTTCATGTCCTGCCTTCTCCGCACTACGAGTTTGGTGCGATGGAGGTGGGCGGCAGCGTTCTGGAGGATCTGTTCAAGAGCCGCCAGGAGCAGGCGCGAGCCGATCTGGACTCGTTTCTTGCCGTGGAGATGCCGGTGGATACGGTGGACCGGGTGCTGGAAGAAGGCGATCCGGCGACGGCCATTGTGAAGCTGGCGCACGACCGTGGGGCGGGTCTGGTGGTGATGCCGACGCACGGGTATGGAACCTTCCGGCGGTTCATTCTTGGCTCTGTCACGGCGAAGGTGCTGCACGACGCGGATTGTCCGGTATGGACCGGTGTCCACTTGGAGTGCGGAGCCGTGGACACGCTGGCCTGGAAGCGTGTGGCGGTGGCGATCGATCTGGGCCCGCAGAGCGAGCGGGCGTTGATGTGGGGCAAGCGGTTTGCCGAGCTGGCCGGGGCGGAACTGGCGGTGGTCCATGCGACGCCTAATCTGGAAGGGCATGCCGGCGAGTACTTTGATCCCAACTGGCAGCAGCACATGGAAGTGGCGGTGCGCGAGGAAGCGGCCGAGTTGATGGGCCGCGTGGGGGTGGACGCGCCTTTGATGATCGACAGTGGCGAGGCAGCGTCGACCGTGTGTGAACTGGCGCACGATTGGAAAGCCGATGTGATGGTGATTGGCCGCGGGTCGGCGGCCGGTGTCTTTGGACGGCTGCGGGCCAATGCGTACTCGATCATCCGGCAGTCGTGCTGCCCGGTGGTCAGCGTCTAG